The proteins below come from a single Leptidea sinapis chromosome 20, ilLepSina1.1, whole genome shotgun sequence genomic window:
- the LOC126970325 gene encoding protein N-terminal asparagine amidohydrolase, producing the protein MVVVLNGVLADECPTTVRGLLAAHPGYRDAAAQLLAAAPRAVPPPGLLYVLQRELAAVVPHDKNVTIIGSDDATSCIIVVVKHSGSGAVALAHLDGSGTADAAAAMVARVQQLAAGYPEGRLELQLVGGFTDPHRYSDELFANIMLSFHRLPEEIDLTLACCCELNTALGGGSPAPLVTGLGVDIRSGEVFPANFPDKGPELPLRYARTITGGPHSSQVLDTYDNGVGMLRIGPFNYDPLRGVDLWLEQSDEFILQHLSTTPAVEPPHFVHNIRVTLKFIQQHPFPAVTVFPDNRPHYYRRDEQTGCWMPVRF; encoded by the exons ATGGTGGTGGTGTTGAACGGCGTGCTGGCCGATGAGTGCCCCACGACGGTGCGCGGCCTGCTGGCGGCTCACCCCGGGTACAGGGACGCGGCCGCGCAGCTGCTGGCTGCGGCGCCCAGGGCGGTGCCTCCGCCGGGCCTGCTCTACGTGCTGCAGCGGGAACTAGCCGCAGTCGTACCGCATGACA aaaacgTAACAATAATCGGTTCAGATGACGCAACTTCTTGTATTATCGTGGTTGTGAAGCATTCAg GGTCAGGTGCCGTAGCGCTAGCGCACTTGGACGGCTCGGGGACTGCGGATGCGGCCGCGGCGATGGTGGCTCGTGTGCAACAGTTGGCTGCGGGCTATCCCGAGGGAAGGCTGGAGTTGCAACTAGTCGGCGGCTTCACGGACCCACATCGATACTCTGATGAGTTATTTGCTAATATTATGC TTTCATTCCATCGTCTACCTGAAGAAATCGATTTAACATTAGCCTGCTGCTGTGAATTAAATACAGCTCTCGGAGGTGGGTCCCCTGCGCCTCTAGTGACCGGGTTAGGGGTAGACATTCGGTCGGGCGAAGTATTCCCCGCAAACTTCCCCGACAAAGGACCTGAGCTGCCGTTGAGGTATGCTAGGACCATAACTGGCGGACCACATTCTTCACAA GTTCTAGACACGTATGACAACGGTGTCGGCATGCTCCGCATAGGTCCGTTCAATTACGACCCACTGCGCGGCGTCGATCTCTGGCTGGAGCAGTCTGACGAGTTCATACTGCAGCATCTCAGCACGACGCCAGCTGTTGAACCGCCACATTTTGTACATAAT attcgCGTAACATTGAAGTTTATTCAGCAACATCCATTCCCAGCAGTGACAGTATTCCCGGACAACAGACCCCATTACTACCGCCGTGATGAACAAACCGGATGTTGGATGCCCGTTCGATTctag